One stretch of Chaetodon auriga isolate fChaAug3 chromosome 18, fChaAug3.hap1, whole genome shotgun sequence DNA includes these proteins:
- the LOC143336320 gene encoding uncharacterized protein LOC143336320: MRRLENILLWNLMAAVIFLGQARPNMKLGSQSSSGLRSDCAGNLMRLSLDKALAVGNQLEVEAINGTQHVALTPSLASQCGYSMESDPWGNTRIYTSLLSCYVDNKDDTTFNIGLKLKMYSQSPSDVFSHDVTQTCTYTRWASREILCDRNYMEVSNYMATPDAQAEAKGQAQEDISKINAIPDASGTAHGIWKMTFYTPEPVSMVLREAEQAGYGAMMTSNRLVVRSPYNTAETYSEDVAGVPMEVFRVSAYYKAPHGLSMVNLAAACPTGGVLFTEDVISWHVPRRVTPLIHSSFKILEMHMGINGQRLDKSHMATQGYTLSTTDFHIIIEMPVGSPDGYYKSHAPDYQYHITYSVEPMLEVLWRADNTQDDTRYKVLFPITTPLMPRNPYTQDNTVPEVRVFSVHLGTFLHDVELRNITFSTGVLTVEECIARGFTVQEHSFPNGSKTLSLQVPFDADVVLKHNPEPLVTVYFLPLIFGFLILPEETPFAHPVEMQASLQDVVLPTMTGTCDQNQFYISVKYGNQGSNFQTMVGPSQLTPELAESYNFQENSTHFSLIVPFTAMDSAFELITSDSVRARLDLLLFDPNNNWVLADLYLACNFPLTTTKCYPNGTITALAVKVESVPNLVPSWLTLKDKSCKPVFSDDRFAHFSFSADSCGTTRTFFDHYMLYENEIGLYNDHNKGAAYTSPIDPEYKQTISCYYMVNETQTVAFSSKPTSNDPTAEIGSGQLMVQMRLAQDSSYEFFYQAEDYPVVKYLRQPLYFEVELMHSTDPQLELILENCWATLDEDRTSVPSWDIIVDSCENRDDSYVTIFHPVVSDARVEDPSHVKRFSIKMFTFTKDEEVLKDEIYVHCDALICDTKSQADRACRGQCVHRTGTANAQHQGIKGVRKQRSTDSTHQRQLSSGPILLLNTQSNL; this comes from the exons ATGCGGAGGCTTGAGAACAT TTTGTTGTGGAACTTGATGGCTGCAGTAATCTTCTTGGGTCAAGCAAGGCCAAATATGAAGCTCGGTTCGCAGTCAA GCAGTGGTTTAAGGTCAGACTGTGCGGGAAACCTCATGAGGCTGTCACTGGACAAGGCTCTAGCAGTGGGTAACCAGCTTGAGGTGGAAGCCATCA ATGGCACCCAGCACGTTGCGTTAACACCCAGCTTGGCTTCTCAGTGTGGGTACAGCATGGAGTCTGACCCTTGGGGTAACACCAGGATCTACACGTCTCTGCTGTCCTGCTATGTGGACAACAAA GATGACACAACATTTAACATTGGACTGAAGCTCAAAATGTACAGCCAGAGTCCATCAGACGTCTTCAGTCATGATGTGACGCAGACGTGCACCTACACCCGGTGGGCCTCTAGAGAGATTCTCTGCGACAGGAACTACATGGAA GTGTCAAACTACATGGCTACACCTGATGCTCAAGCTGAAGCTAAGGGACAAGCTCAGGAAGACATCTCAAAGATCAACGCCATTCCTGAT GCCTCTGGTACAGCACACGGGATCTGGAAGATGACATTTTACACTCCAGAACCAGTGTCGATGGTGCTGAGGGAAGCTGAACAAGCTGGTTACGGTGCCATGATGACCTCAAACCGTCTGGTTGTGAGAAGCCCGTACAATACAGCAGAGACCTACTCAGAGGAT GTGGCTGGAGTCCCAATGGAAGTTTTCAGAGTGAGCGCTTACTACAAGGCACCACATGGTCTGAGTATGGTGAACTTGGCAGCTGCTTGTCCCACAG GTGGCGTCCTCTTCACCGAGGATGTAATCTCCTGGCACGTACCTCGACGTGTGACACCTCTGAtacacagcagctttaaaatccTAGAAATGCACATGGGCATCAACGGGCAGAGGCTGGATAAGTCTCACATGGCCACACAGGGGTACACACTGTCTACCACGGACTTCCACATCATCATTGAGATGCCAGTGGGCTCGCCTGATGGGTATTACAAG AGCCATGCCCCAGATTACCAGTACCACATCACATACTCTGTGGAGCCCATGCTTGAGGTACTGTGGAGGGCGGATAACACCCAAGATGACACCAGATACAAGGTTTTGTTCCCCATCACCACCCCTCTGATGCCTCGAAATCCCTACACCCAAGACA ATACTGTCCCAGAAGTCCGGGTGTTCAGTGTTCACTTGGGGACCTTCCTTCATGATGTGGAGCTGAGGAACATCACCTTCTCCACTGGGGTTCTTACGGTTGAGGAGTGCATTGCTAGAGGTTTCACTGTCCAGGAGCACAGCTTCCCCAATGGATCCAAGACCCTCTCTCTACAAGTGCCCTTTGATGCCGATGTTGTCCTGAAACAT AATCCTGAACCCTTGGTTACAGTCTACTTCCTCCCTCTGATCTTTGGGTTTCTCATCCTGCCTGAAGAGACTCCATTTGCCCACCCAGTGGAGATGCAAGCTTCTCTGCAGGACGTTG TTCTACCCACCATGACTGGCACCTGTGACCAGAACCAGTTTTACATCAGCGTGAAGTACGGGAATCAAGGCAGTAATTTCCAGACCATGGTTGGACCTTCACAGCTAACACCTGAGCTGGCTGAGAgctacaacttccaagaaaacagcacacacttCAGCCTCATAGTGCCCTTTACTGCCATGGACTCGGCATTCGAG CTGATCACTTCAGATTCAGTCAGAGCCAGACTGGACCTGCTTCTATTCGATCCCAATAACAACTGGGTGCTGGCAGATCTCTACCTGGCCTGCAACTTCCCTTTAACAACAACTA AGTGCTACCCCAATGGAACAATAACTGCTTTGGCTGTGAAGGTGGAATCGGTGCCTAATCTTGTCCCAAGCTGGCTGACTCTAAAGGACAAGTCCTGTAAACCAGTGTTCAGTGACGATCGCTTTGCCCATTTCTCTTTCAGTGCTGATTCCTGTGGAACCACTAGAACA ttcttTGACCACTACATGCTGTATGAAAATGAGATTGGCCTGTATAACGACCACAACAAAGGAGCAGCCTATACATCACCAATTGACCCCGAATACAA GCAAACCATTTCCTGCTACTATATGGTCAATGAGACTCAGACTGTTGCCTTCAGCTCTAAACCAACAAGCAATGACCCCACAGCAGAGATTGGTTCAGGGCAGCTAATGGTGCAAATGAGACTAGCCCAAG ATTCATCCTACGAGTTTTTCTATCAAGCAGAAGATTATCCAGTGGTGAAATATCTGCGGCAGCCTCTGTACTTTGAGGTGGAGCTGATGCATTCCACTGATCCGCAGTTGGAGCTCATCTTGGAGAACTGTTGGGCCACTCTTGATGAAGACCGGACATCTGTACCCAGCTGGGACATCATTGTGGACAG CTGTGAGAACCGTGATGACAGCTATGTTACCATCTTCCATCCTGTCGTGAGTGATGCCAGGGTTGAGGACCCGTCACACGTCAAACGCTTCTCTATAAAGATGTTCACCTTCACCAAAGACGAAGAGGTTCTGAAAGATGAG atTTATGTCCACTGTGACGCATTGATTTGTGACACAAAAAGCCAAGCAGACAGAGCCTGCAGAGGCCAGTGTGTGCATCGTACAGGCACAGCTAACGCTCAACACCAAGGGATAAAAGGAGTAAGAA AGCAAAGAAGTACAGACTCCACCCACCAAAGGCAGCTCTCCTCTGGACCCATTCTTCTGCTCAACACCCAGTCAAACCTCTGA
- the ttc32 gene encoding tetratricopeptide repeat protein 32, translated as MDEDISQILEHAQSEFKRQNYKQAEELYTKFIASCLQSRQCEADDLATAYNNRGQIKYFRVDFHEAMEDYTSAIQTDSRFETPFYNRGLILYRLGFFDDAKSDFQQALKLNPDFEDAKVSLQQAILDQQHKINRGY; from the exons ATGGACGAAGACATTTCCCAAATACTTGAACATGCCCAATCTGAGTTTAAAAGGCAGAATTATAAACAGGCTGAGGAGCTGTACACGAAGTTTATCGCTTCCTGTTTGCAGTCCAG GCAATGTGAAGCTGATGATTTAGCCACTGCCTACAACAACCGCGGACAGATAAAGTACTTCCGGGTGGATTTTCATGAAGCGATGGAGGACTACACCTCCGCTATACAGACTGACAGCCGCTTTGAAACACCTTTCTACAACAGAGGACTCATTCTCTATAGACTAG GTTTTTTTGACGATGCCAAGAGTGACTTCCAGCAAGCATTAAAGCTCAATCCAGATTTTGAAGATGCCAAAGTGAGTCTGCAACAGGCAATTCTGGACCAGCAGCACAAGATAAACAGGGGATACTGA
- the matn3a gene encoding matrilin-3a, with protein MMRSFLCSLLCCAPLLLSGVRATYHLSAGDPQLIAAQSYAQTRSNGRPPPRTLNPAKTDSQCRSRPLDLVFIIDSSRSVRPGEFEKVKIFLADMVDTLDVGSDATRVAVVNYASTVKIEFLLKDHFNKPDMKKAISRIEPLAAGTMTGLAIKTAVNEAFTEKSGARPRSRNISKVAIIVTDGRPQDQVEEVSAAARASGIEIYAVGVDRADMRSLQLMASIPLEDHVFYVETYGVIEKLTSKFRETLCGLDPCAMGHDCEHMCVNSNASYYCKCRNGYILNADKKTCSLKQVKVEVVEDPCKCEARLAFQKQTQAAIQQLTAKLADVSGRIERLENMVGRA; from the exons ATGATGAGgtctttcctctgcagcttgcTGTGCTGCGCccccctgctgctgtctggtgtCCGGGCCACATACCACCTCAGTGCGGGGGACCCTCAGCTGATAGCCGCGCAAAGCTATGCACAGACCAGGAGTAATGGCCGACCACCGCCCAGGACCCTGAATCCAGCAA AGACAGACTCTCAGTGCAGGAGCCGTCCCCTGGACCTGGTCTTCATCATTGACAGCTCTCGCAGCGTGCGTCCTGGTGAGTTTGAGAAGGTGAAGATATTCCTGGCTGACATGGTCGACACATTGGACGTGGGCAGTGATGCTACCAGAGTGGCTGTGGTCAACTATGCCAGCACGGTCAAGATCGAGTTCCTGCTCAAAGACCACTTCAACAAACCCGACATGAAGAAAGCCATCTCCCGCATCGAGCCCTTGGCGGCCGGCACCATGACCGGCCTCGCCATCAAGACCGCAGTGAACGAAGCCTTCACCGAGAAGTCTGGAGCCCGGCCTCGCTCCAGGAACATCTCCAAGGTGGCCATCATTGTGACAGATGGGAGACCTCAAGACCAGGTGGAGGAGGTGTCTGCCGCAGCTCGAGCCTCAGGCATCGAGATCTACGCCGTCGGGGTGGACCGCGCTGACATGCGCTCCCTGCAGCTGATGGCCAGCATCCCTCTGGAGGACCACGTCTTCTATGTGGAGACCTACGGCGTTATCGAGAAGCTCACCTCCAAGTTCAGGGAGACCCTGTGTG GTCTGGACCCCTGTGCCATGGGACATGACTGCGAGCACATGTGTGTCAACAGCAATGCCTCCTATTACTGCAAGTGCCGGAATGGTTATATCTTGAATGCAGACAAGAAAACATGTTCCCTGAAAC aggtgaaggtggaggtggtggaggatcCCTGTAAATGCGAAGCCAGACTGGCTTTCCAGAAGCAGACGCAGGCAGCCATCCAGCAGCTCACAGCCAAGC TCGCCGATGTGTCTGGGAGAATAGAGCGTCTGGAGAACATGGTGGGCCGTGCTTAA